The Urbifossiella limnaea nucleotide sequence ACCTGCTCAAGGCGCTACTCGCCGACTGCGACGGGTTCGTGGCCGGGGCCGCGATGATCGGCGGCATCACGTACTTCCACGCCTACGCCTACGACCTGATCGCCGAGAACGAGCGGCTGACCGCCGCCGCGTTCGACGCCGCCATCCACGCCTACCGCACGGGCTCGCTCCGCAAGATCACCGTCATCTCGTCGTCGATGGTGTTCGAGAACGCGACGACGTTCCCGAGCAAGGAGGGCGACCAGCGCACGTGCCCGCCGCCGGCCAGCACCTACGGGTTCCAGAAGCTGGCCGTCGAGTACTTCGCGCAGGGCGCCTACGAGCAGTACGGGCTACCGTTCACCATCGCCCGGCCGTTCAACTGCGTGGGCGTCGGCGAGAAGCGCGCCCGCGGCGAGGAAGAAGTCTTCAGCGGCAACGTGAAGCTGGCGATGAGCCACGTCGTGCCGGACCTGGTGCAGAAGGTGCTGAAGGGGCAGGACCCGCTGCACGTCCTCGGCGGCGGCAACCAGGTGCGGCACTACACCTACGGCGGCGACCTGGCCCGCGGCATCCGGTTGTGCGTCGAGCACCCGAACGCGCTGAACGAGGACTTCAACCTGTCCACGCCGCAGAGCACGACCGTGCTGGAACTCGCCGAGCTGATCTGGACGAAGATTCACGGCGGCGCCAAGCCGTTCCGCTACACGAGCGACAAGCCCTACGCGTACGACGTGCAGTGCCGCATCCCGTGCACGGCGAAGGCCCGCGACCAGCTCGGGTTCGTGGCCGACACGCCGCTCGAAGCCATCCTCGACGAGGTGATCCCGTGGATCGCCCAGCAGGTGGAACTGGGGGTGATCTGATGCCCCCGCCCACCGCCGTCGACCCGCTGAGCCTGGTCGTGCCGGTGTACAACGAGGCGGCCAACTTCCCGAACCTGCTGCGGGAGGTGGAGGCGCACGTCCCGCAGCCGTTCACGCTCACCGTCGTCTACGACTTCGACGCCGACACCACCGTGCCCGTGGCGCGGGAGTTCGCGCAGACCCGGCCGTGGCTGCGGCTCGTGAAGAACCGCCACAAGGGCGTCGTCGGCGCGCTCCGCACCGGCTTCGAGGTGGTGGCCCGCGGCCCGGTTCTCGTCGTCATGGCCGACCTGTCCGACGACCTGCGCGACGTGCCGCGGATGCTGGACCTGTACCGCGGCGGCGCGAGCGTGGTGTGCCCGAGCCGCTACTGCCCCGGCGGGAAGCAACTCGGCGGCCCGTGGCTGAAGCGGACGATGAGCCGCGCCGCGGGGCTGAGCCTCCACCTGCTGGTGAACTTCCCGACGCGCGACGCCACCAACAATTTCCGCCTGTACGACGCGGCCCTCGTCAACGACCTGGGCGTCGAGAGCGTCGGCGGGTTCGAGCTGGCGCTGGAACTGACCGCGAAGGCGTTCCGCCGCGGCGCGCGGATCGCCGAGCTGCCGACGACGTGGCGCGACCGGGTGGCCGGCGAGTCGCGGTTCAACCTGAAGAAGTGGCTGCCGAAGTACGGCTACTGGTACGGCTACGCGCTGCTGGCCGGGGCCGAGCGGGCGCTGGGGTTGCTGCCGGGAGTCGGCGTGGGGCCGGTCTCCAGCCGGCCGTAGTTCGGCAGGCGTTCGGCCGGACGGAGCCCGGCCCCTCGCCAGCGGCGGAGGTCACCTTGCTCGCCACCCGGTTGCGGTCGCTCGCCCCGCGCCTCGTCTTCTCGCCGCCCCCACGCCCGGTCGCGGCCTGGTTCGTCCCGCTCGCCGCCGTCGGCTGC carries:
- a CDS encoding glycosyltransferase, which encodes MPPPTAVDPLSLVVPVYNEAANFPNLLREVEAHVPQPFTLTVVYDFDADTTVPVAREFAQTRPWLRLVKNRHKGVVGALRTGFEVVARGPVLVVMADLSDDLRDVPRMLDLYRGGASVVCPSRYCPGGKQLGGPWLKRTMSRAAGLSLHLLVNFPTRDATNNFRLYDAALVNDLGVESVGGFELALELTAKAFRRGARIAELPTTWRDRVAGESRFNLKKWLPKYGYWYGYALLAGAERALGLLPGVGVGPVSSRP
- a CDS encoding NAD-dependent epimerase/dehydratase family protein; this translates as MKVLVTGAAGFIGTYVVKELLAHGHDVVGVDNYSKYGPTRQDCDDHPRYKLVVGDAKDADLLKALLADCDGFVAGAAMIGGITYFHAYAYDLIAENERLTAAAFDAAIHAYRTGSLRKITVISSSMVFENATTFPSKEGDQRTCPPPASTYGFQKLAVEYFAQGAYEQYGLPFTIARPFNCVGVGEKRARGEEEVFSGNVKLAMSHVVPDLVQKVLKGQDPLHVLGGGNQVRHYTYGGDLARGIRLCVEHPNALNEDFNLSTPQSTTVLELAELIWTKIHGGAKPFRYTSDKPYAYDVQCRIPCTAKARDQLGFVADTPLEAILDEVIPWIAQQVELGVI